A single genomic interval of Rhodopseudomonas palustris harbors:
- a CDS encoding EscE/YscE/SsaE family type III secretion system needle protein co-chaperone, whose product MKKPRNRTKQHLSLEERLSAFSDRWKQEAEQSGDREAYENWERRARSMEAALGIIAWLDARDARR is encoded by the coding sequence GTGAAGAAGCCTCGCAACCGAACCAAGCAGCATCTGTCGCTCGAAGAACGGCTGTCCGCGTTTTCGGATCGCTGGAAGCAGGAGGCCGAGCAAAGCGGCGACCGTGAGGCTTATGAGAACTGGGAAAGACGCGCCCGGTCAATGGAAGCGGCGCTCGGGATCATCGCCTGGCTGGACGCCCGCGACGCGCGCCGCTGA
- a CDS encoding HWE histidine kinase domain-containing protein, protein MPTDDTNSRIAELEADNRRLRRLLDKRDAPGELRHRLRSTVAMLRTIIRKSASKRHDLDTYVGHLEDRLDALMRAQAIADEQGAIDFHKLLADELLHYQARDGERVTFAGPDLHLQARAGQVLALAVHELAVNAVEHGALGGDGTIEIRWSVASDGPAPMLTFVWKETDTAPVAEPSHHGFGTEVLTRTLEYELKAKTDLTFEPDGLRCTIRFPLSERVDGSQAG, encoded by the coding sequence ATGCCGACCGATGACACCAACAGCCGGATAGCCGAACTCGAGGCCGACAATCGCCGCCTGCGGCGACTGCTCGACAAGCGTGATGCCCCCGGCGAACTCCGCCATCGCCTGCGCAGCACTGTGGCTATGCTGCGGACCATCATCCGAAAGTCAGCCAGCAAACGTCACGATCTCGATACCTATGTGGGACATCTCGAGGATCGTCTCGACGCCTTGATGCGCGCCCAAGCGATCGCCGACGAACAGGGCGCGATCGACTTCCACAAGCTGCTGGCCGATGAACTCCTGCACTATCAGGCGCGCGACGGTGAGCGGGTCACGTTTGCTGGGCCCGACCTGCATCTGCAGGCCCGGGCCGGACAGGTGCTTGCACTCGCCGTGCATGAACTCGCCGTCAATGCCGTCGAGCACGGTGCCCTGGGCGGCGACGGGACCATCGAAATCCGTTGGAGCGTCGCAAGCGACGGCCCGGCGCCGATGCTGACCTTCGTCTGGAAGGAAACCGACACCGCTCCCGTTGCCGAACCATCCCATCACGGCTTCGGCACCGAGGTCCTGACGCGCACGCTCGAATACGAACTGAAAGCGAAGACCGACCTTACCTTCGAGCCCGACGGCCTTCGCTGCACGATCCGTTTTCCGCTGTCGGAGCGGGTCGACGGAAGCCAAGCTGGCTGA
- a CDS encoding Crp/Fnr family transcriptional regulator gives MVHPFLRKLRHGARLTKDSEEILLRLTQSSRCIGAREDLAPVGGQPHYLPLLVEGWACRYTTLENGRRQIISLFLPGDLCEPFGALPRFMDHPIGTLTPAVIARVRTDAVRSAAQLSPRIEEALWWDLLVASAIEREHLVSLGRRTATERLGHLFCELHLRLGLVGLVDEDELSYEMPITQADLGDLLGMSMVHINRSLQELRRTGMISLRGRRLTIHNLEGLRELSFFDAGYLHLFGPLSLLNTDGSDLGTTTR, from the coding sequence ATGGTTCACCCGTTCCTGCGCAAGCTTCGGCACGGAGCTCGGTTGACAAAGGACAGCGAGGAGATTCTCCTCCGTCTCACCCAGTCGAGCCGCTGCATCGGCGCCCGGGAGGATCTCGCGCCGGTCGGCGGACAACCGCACTATCTGCCGCTTCTGGTCGAGGGCTGGGCCTGCCGCTATACCACGCTGGAGAACGGTCGCCGCCAGATCATCTCCCTGTTCCTGCCAGGCGACCTGTGCGAGCCGTTCGGCGCGCTTCCCCGCTTCATGGACCATCCGATCGGAACCCTCACGCCTGCGGTGATCGCGCGGGTGCGGACGGATGCGGTCCGCAGCGCGGCGCAGCTCAGTCCACGGATCGAGGAAGCGCTGTGGTGGGACCTGCTGGTCGCCTCCGCGATCGAGCGCGAGCACCTCGTCAGCCTCGGACGGCGAACCGCGACCGAACGGCTCGGACACCTGTTTTGCGAGCTTCATCTGCGGCTCGGATTGGTCGGCCTCGTCGACGAGGACGAACTGTCCTACGAAATGCCGATCACGCAGGCCGACCTCGGCGATCTGCTCGGCATGTCGATGGTACACATCAACCGCTCGCTGCAGGAGCTGAGACGGACGGGCATGATTTCGCTGCGCGGTCGCCGCTTGACGATTCACAACCTCGAAGGACTGCGCGAATTGTCGTTCTTCGATGCAGGATATCTGCACCTGTTCGGCCCGCTGTCGCTGCTGAACACCGACGGCTCTGACCTCGGAACGACCACGCGGTGA
- a CDS encoding DUF892 family protein, which translates to MAAYKSLLSLADIAGLSSAKPLLQESLKEEEAMAAWIDQDIDSVTRSYVQAQAA; encoded by the coding sequence ATCGCCGCCTACAAGTCGCTGCTGTCGCTCGCCGACATCGCCGGGTTGAGCTCTGCCAAGCCGCTGCTGCAGGAGTCATTGAAGGAGGAGGAAGCGATGGCGGCGTGGATCGACCAGGATATCGATAGCGTCACGCGCTCATACGTTCAGGCCCAGGCGGCCTGA
- a CDS encoding zinc-dependent alcohol dehydrogenase, with protein sequence MKALTWHGKNDIRCENVPDPKIQHGRDAIIKVTACAICGSDLHLMDGVMPSMQSGDVLGHETMGEVVEVGSENTKLKVGDRVVVPFTISCGECFFCQRGFYSGCERSNPNAKMAVKMWGHSPAGLFGYSHMLGGYAGGQAEYLRIPYADVGPIKVPDGLTDEQVLFLSDIFPTGFMAADFCNLKGGETVAVWGCGPVGQMAVKSAFLLGAERVIAIDTVPERMELARQSGAIVINFMDDDVYDKIQDLTNGRGADACIDAVGTEAAATASLDSMIDRVKVATFMGTDRPHVLRQAIHCCRNFGTVSIVGVYGGLLDKIPMGSAINRGLTMRMAQTPVQQYLPQLLGRIQQGEIDPSFVITHRATLDEGPELYKTFRDKKDGCIKVVMRP encoded by the coding sequence ATGAAAGCTCTGACCTGGCACGGCAAGAACGACATCCGCTGCGAGAACGTGCCGGATCCGAAAATCCAACACGGCCGCGATGCGATCATCAAGGTGACGGCGTGCGCGATCTGCGGTTCGGACCTGCACCTGATGGACGGCGTCATGCCGTCGATGCAGAGCGGTGACGTGCTCGGTCACGAGACCATGGGTGAAGTCGTCGAGGTCGGCTCCGAGAATACCAAGCTGAAGGTCGGCGATCGCGTGGTGGTTCCGTTTACGATCTCCTGCGGCGAGTGCTTCTTCTGTCAGCGCGGCTTCTATTCAGGCTGCGAGCGATCGAACCCGAACGCCAAGATGGCCGTGAAGATGTGGGGCCATTCGCCGGCCGGCCTGTTCGGCTATTCGCACATGCTCGGCGGCTATGCGGGAGGCCAGGCCGAGTATCTGCGTATCCCTTACGCAGATGTCGGGCCGATCAAGGTGCCGGATGGTTTGACCGACGAACAGGTGCTGTTCCTGTCCGACATCTTCCCCACCGGCTTCATGGCGGCGGACTTCTGCAACCTGAAGGGCGGCGAGACCGTCGCGGTGTGGGGCTGCGGCCCGGTCGGACAGATGGCGGTCAAGAGCGCCTTCCTACTCGGCGCCGAGCGTGTGATCGCGATCGACACCGTGCCGGAGCGGATGGAATTAGCGCGGCAGTCCGGCGCGATCGTCATCAACTTCATGGACGACGACGTCTATGACAAGATCCAGGATCTCACCAACGGTCGCGGCGCCGACGCATGTATCGACGCGGTCGGAACCGAAGCCGCCGCGACCGCGAGCCTCGACTCGATGATCGACCGCGTGAAAGTGGCGACCTTCATGGGCACCGACCGGCCGCACGTGCTGCGCCAGGCGATCCACTGCTGCCGCAACTTCGGCACGGTGTCGATCGTCGGCGTTTATGGCGGACTGCTCGACAAGATCCCGATGGGCTCGGCCATCAACCGAGGCCTGACGATGCGGATGGCGCAGACCCCGGTGCAGCAGTATCTGCCGCAATTGCTCGGCCGTATCCAACAGGGCGAGATCGACCCGTCCTTCGTGATCACCCACCGCGCTACGCTCGACGAAGGCCCAGAACTCTACAAGACCTTCCGCGACAAGAAGGACGGCTGCATCAAGGTGGTGATGAGGCCGTAA